One window of Fusobacterium polymorphum genomic DNA carries:
- a CDS encoding ABC transporter permease: MNKKIEYIKFVLPILIIFFWFIFTYTGKVPETSLPKLSSVKNTFFEMIKSGQLYNDLSLSLRRVLGGFFLSSVFGILLGIFMGISQKIKEFFQLTLTAIRQIPMIAWIPLIILWAGIGEISKIVVILFAATFPIVVNTMSGVDSTSETYLEVAKMYGLSKKETFFKVYLPSALPNIFTGLRLGLSSSWMAVVASELIASSSGIGYRLNDARSLMKSDVVIVCMIVIGLIGLLMDKLIVLISHELTPWKKN; encoded by the coding sequence ATGAATAAAAAAATTGAATATATAAAATTTGTTTTACCTATACTGATAATTTTTTTCTGGTTTATATTTACATATACAGGAAAAGTTCCAGAAACTTCTTTACCAAAATTAAGTTCTGTAAAAAATACTTTCTTTGAAATGATAAAGTCAGGACAACTTTATAATGATTTAAGTTTAAGTTTACGTCGTGTACTTGGAGGTTTCTTCTTATCAAGTGTATTTGGAATTTTGTTAGGAATATTTATGGGAATTTCACAAAAAATAAAAGAATTTTTTCAATTAACACTAACTGCGATAAGACAAATACCGATGATAGCTTGGATTCCACTTATAATCTTATGGGCAGGTATTGGAGAAATTTCTAAAATAGTGGTTATACTATTTGCAGCTACTTTTCCAATAGTTGTAAATACAATGAGTGGAGTAGACTCAACTTCTGAAACATATCTTGAAGTAGCAAAAATGTACGGTTTAAGTAAGAAAGAGACTTTTTTTAAAGTCTATCTTCCTTCTGCATTACCAAATATTTTTACAGGACTTCGCCTAGGTCTAAGTTCTTCATGGATGGCAGTGGTTGCCTCTGAACTTATAGCTTCATCATCAGGAATAGGGTATAGATTAAATGATGCAAGAAGTTTAATGAAATCAGATGTTGTTATAGTATGTATGATAGTAATAGGGCTTATTGGACTTTTAATGGATAAACTTATAGTGTTAATATCTCATGAATTAACACCTTGGAAGAAAAATTAG
- a CDS encoding ABC transporter ATP-binding protein: MGNIINIKNVTKKFFKNNEEVKILNEVNLDIRKGEFITIVGKSGCGKSTLLKLISGMIPLTSGEILINKKNVNGINKDCSMIFQEARLFPWLKIKDNVALGLKNKSVNEKNKIVSEYLELVGLKGIENSYPDQLSGGMAQRASIARGLALNSEIMLFDEPFSALDAMTKVQLQEELLKIQKEKSKTIILVTHDIEESVYLGDRVVVMADGIVRDIIPIDIEGKKDRTNTEFLSYKNKIYDYFFEHKDVVEFTI, encoded by the coding sequence ATGGGAAATATAATAAATATTAAAAATGTAACAAAAAAATTTTTTAAAAATAATGAAGAAGTTAAAATATTAAATGAAGTAAATTTAGATATAAGAAAAGGTGAATTTATAACAATAGTTGGAAAAAGTGGTTGTGGAAAAAGTACCTTATTAAAACTTATATCAGGAATGATACCTTTAACATCAGGAGAAATTTTAATAAATAAAAAGAATGTAAATGGAATAAATAAAGATTGTTCAATGATATTTCAAGAAGCAAGATTATTTCCTTGGTTAAAAATAAAAGATAATGTAGCATTAGGTTTAAAAAATAAATCAGTAAATGAGAAAAATAAAATAGTATCAGAATATCTTGAACTTGTAGGACTAAAAGGAATTGAAAATTCATATCCAGATCAACTATCAGGAGGAATGGCACAAAGAGCTTCAATAGCAAGGGGTTTGGCTTTAAATTCTGAAATAATGTTGTTTGATGAGCCATTTAGTGCATTAGATGCCATGACTAAGGTGCAACTTCAAGAAGAACTTTTAAAAATTCAAAAGGAAAAATCAAAAACTATAATTCTTGTAACACATGATATTGAAGAATCTGTTTATCTAGGTGATAGAGTAGTTGTGATGGCAGATGGAATTGTGAGAGATATCATTCCAATAGATATAGAAGGTAAAAAAGATAGAACAAATACAGAGTTTTTATCCTATAAGAATAAAATATATGATTACTTCTTTGAACACAAAGATGTAGTAGAATTCACAATATAA
- a CDS encoding ABC transporter substrate-binding protein: MERKGNKIKIFIGLIVLLFLAFGNYFKSDEKEEVVTKEKEAQKTVIIGLPGISNQTLEATGVALNKSYIEEELEKIGYKAEIVYFQQAGPALNEALATDKIDIAMYGDLPITVLKSNGGDVKVFAVDNSRFMYGVLVQNDDNIKTVKDLEGKKVIYGKGTVQQKFFKEILKKYNLNEEKFISINAIGADAQSIFSAKEADALFTFYYITLFMESKGMGKVIDSTIDKPEISTQSLVVGRTKFLQENEDVPVAIIKALERAKEFAKNNPDEVFEIFAKSNIPAEIFKKAYSNDLTFSNFDPKITDESREKMQKLIDFLNDNQLVKNRIEVDDIFTNEYYEKAKKIK, encoded by the coding sequence ATGGAAAGAAAAGGTAATAAGATTAAAATTTTTATAGGTTTAATAGTTCTACTATTTTTAGCTTTTGGAAATTATTTTAAAAGTGATGAAAAAGAAGAAGTAGTGACAAAAGAAAAAGAGGCACAAAAAACTGTTATAATTGGTTTACCTGGAATCTCTAATCAAACATTAGAGGCAACAGGAGTAGCATTAAATAAATCTTATATAGAAGAAGAATTAGAGAAAATTGGATATAAAGCAGAGATTGTGTATTTTCAACAAGCAGGACCTGCTTTAAATGAAGCTTTGGCAACAGATAAGATAGATATAGCTATGTATGGAGATTTACCTATTACTGTATTAAAAAGTAATGGTGGAGATGTAAAAGTTTTTGCAGTTGATAATTCAAGATTTATGTATGGGGTACTTGTACAAAATGATGATAATATAAAAACTGTAAAAGATTTAGAAGGTAAAAAAGTAATTTATGGAAAAGGAACTGTTCAACAAAAGTTCTTTAAAGAAATCTTAAAAAAGTATAATTTAAATGAGGAAAAATTTATTTCTATAAATGCTATTGGTGCAGATGCACAGTCAATATTTAGTGCAAAAGAGGCAGATGCCTTATTTACTTTTTACTATATTACTCTATTTATGGAATCAAAAGGAATGGGTAAGGTTATAGATTCAACAATAGATAAACCAGAAATATCAACACAAAGTTTAGTAGTAGGAAGAACAAAATTTTTACAAGAAAATGAAGATGTTCCAGTTGCTATTATCAAAGCATTAGAAAGAGCAAAAGAGTTTGCTAAAAATAATCCAGATGAAGTTTTTGAAATCTTTGCTAAGAGTAATATTCCAGCTGAAATATTTAAGAAAGCTTATTCAAATGATTTAACCTTTTCAAACTTTGATCCTAAAATAACAGATGAATCAAGAGAAAAAATGCAAAAATTAATAGATTTTCTAAATGACAATCAGTTAGTAAAAAATAGAATAGAAGTAGATGATATTTTTACTAATGAGTATTATGAAAAAGCTAAGAAAATAAAGTAG
- a CDS encoding flavodoxin family protein, with translation MEIIIHDLPEEKLKNMYKSTDNSLIITDNKKIKNCMGCFYCWTKNPGECRIKDGYDNLAELYSKAEKIIIISRCCYGSYSPFIKNILDRSIPYLLPFFKIKNKEMHHTVRYKKKFYFDVYFYGENISDEEKKIAKNMVKANCINLNVDNFNISFLENFN, from the coding sequence ATGGAAATAATTATACATGATCTACCTGAAGAAAAATTAAAGAATATGTATAAAAGCACTGATAATAGTTTAATAATTACTGATAATAAAAAAATTAAAAATTGTATGGGGTGTTTTTATTGTTGGACTAAAAACCCAGGTGAATGTAGAATAAAAGATGGTTATGATAATCTAGCTGAATTATATTCAAAGGCAGAAAAAATAATTATTATAAGTAGATGTTGTTATGGTTCATATAGCCCTTTTATAAAAAATATATTAGATAGAAGCATTCCATATTTACTTCCATTCTTTAAAATTAAAAACAAAGAAATGCATCACACAGTAAGATATAAAAAAAAATTTTATTTTGATGTATATTTTTATGGTGAAAATATCTCTGATGAGGAGAAAAAAATTGCAAAAAATATGGTAAAAGCTAATTGTATTAATCTAAATGTTGATAACTTTAATATTTCTTTTTTAGAAAACTTTAACTAA
- a CDS encoding TetR/AcrR family transcriptional regulator — protein MEKSYHHGNLKEELIKKGIELINEVGEEKLSLRKLAIICGVSNSAPYTHFKSKDELLKEMGVYIFNLLKLELENTRKKYKNKENLLVMLGKTYVIFFLKNPKYYYFLSSRKDIEIDLSLKIDNNNMTALDILKEEAINKFSKLGISDEGIQNKILAMWSLVAGLVSIINMTSKNYIENWEDKIEEIIKASFTTYYEDN, from the coding sequence ATGGAAAAAAGTTATCATCATGGAAATTTAAAAGAAGAATTAATAAAAAAGGGTATAGAACTCATAAATGAAGTTGGTGAAGAAAAATTATCATTAAGAAAACTTGCTATAATATGTGGTGTTAGTAATTCTGCTCCTTATACACATTTTAAAAGTAAAGATGAACTACTGAAGGAGATGGGTGTTTATATTTTTAACTTACTTAAATTAGAATTAGAAAATACAAGAAAAAAATATAAAAATAAAGAAAATCTTTTAGTGATGTTAGGTAAAACTTATGTAATATTTTTTCTTAAAAACCCAAAATATTATTATTTTTTATCTTCAAGAAAAGATATTGAAATAGATTTATCTTTAAAAATTGATAATAATAATATGACTGCATTGGATATATTAAAAGAAGAAGCTATCAATAAATTTTCAAAACTTGGAATTTCAGATGAAGGCATACAAAATAAAATTTTAGCTATGTGGTCTTTGGTTGCTGGCTTAGTCTCAATAATAAATATGACTAGTAAAAATTACATTGAAAATTGGGAAGATAAAATTGAAGAAATTATAAAGGCAAGTTTTACTACTTATTATGAAGATAACTAA
- a CDS encoding class I SAM-dependent rRNA methyltransferase has product MSKIIIKKEKEQKILNFYPNVYKDEIKDIIGNVKTGDIVDVITSDMRFLARGYVTEGTSAFVRILTTKDEKIDRKFIFERIKNAYEKRKHLLNETNSVRAFYSEADFIPGLIIDKFDKHVSIQFRNSGIEVFRQDIIEAVKKYLKPKGIYERSDIENRVIEGVETKTGIILGEIPERTIMVDNGVKYSIDIVDGQKTGFFLDQRDSRKFIAKYINDQTRFLDVFSSSGGFSMSALKNGAKEVIAMDKDSHALELCYENYKLNEFTADFSTIEGDAFLMLNSLAIRNKKFDIITLDPPSLIKKKTEIYKGRDFFLDLCDKSFKLLENGGILGVITCAYHISLQDLIEVTRMSASKNNKLLSVVGINYQPEDHPWILHIPETLYLKALWVKIEER; this is encoded by the coding sequence ATGTCAAAAATTATTATAAAAAAAGAAAAGGAACAAAAAATTTTAAATTTTTATCCTAATGTATACAAAGATGAAATAAAAGATATAATAGGAAATGTTAAAACAGGAGACATAGTTGATGTAATTACAAGTGATATGAGATTTTTAGCAAGAGGTTATGTTACAGAAGGAACATCAGCTTTTGTAAGAATTTTAACAACAAAAGATGAAAAAATTGATAGAAAATTTATATTTGAAAGAATTAAAAATGCTTATGAAAAAAGAAAACATTTATTAAATGAAACAAATAGTGTGAGAGCTTTTTATTCTGAGGCAGATTTTATACCAGGATTAATAATAGATAAATTTGATAAGCATGTATCTATTCAATTTAGAAATTCTGGTATAGAAGTTTTTAGGCAAGATATTATAGAAGCTGTAAAAAAATATTTAAAACCAAAGGGAATTTATGAGAGAAGTGATATAGAAAATAGGGTTATTGAAGGTGTTGAAACAAAAACTGGAATAATTTTGGGAGAAATTCCTGAAAGAACTATTATGGTAGATAATGGAGTCAAATATAGTATAGATATAGTTGATGGACAAAAAACAGGTTTCTTTTTAGATCAGAGAGATTCAAGAAAATTTATAGCTAAATACATCAATGATCAAACAAGATTTTTAGATGTTTTTTCAAGTAGTGGTGGATTTTCCATGTCAGCATTAAAAAATGGTGCTAAAGAAGTCATTGCAATGGATAAAGATAGCCATGCACTTGAGTTATGTTATGAAAATTATAAATTAAATGAATTTACAGCAGATTTCTCTACAATAGAAGGAGATGCATTTCTTATGCTAAATAGTCTAGCTATAAGAAATAAAAAGTTTGATATTATAACTCTTGATCCACCTTCGCTTATAAAAAAGAAAACTGAAATTTACAAGGGAAGAGATTTTTTCTTAGATTTATGTGATAAGAGTTTTAAACTTTTAGAAAATGGCGGAATATTAGGAGTTATTACTTGTGCTTATCATATAAGTTTACAAGACTTAATTGAAGTAACTAGAATGTCTGCTTCAAAAAATAATAAACTTTTAAGTGTTGTGGGAATAAATTATCAACCAGAAGATCATCCTTGGATATTACATATCCCTGAAACACTATATTTAAAAGCCTTATGGGTTAAGATAGAAGAGAGATAA
- a CDS encoding CvpA family protein, which translates to MYLDILIIIIFILGIFSGIKNGIFVEIISVFGFAVNLLITKIYTPVVLKFLKRSDASFENNYVITYIVTFITVYLVVSMILVFVKKAFKGLKKGFFNKMMGGIAGFVKALIVSLVIILVYTYSTKLAPSLEKYSQGSSAISIFYEIVPTFEAYIPEILVEDFNKNATKKIIEKNINTML; encoded by the coding sequence ATGTATTTAGATATTTTAATTATAATAATTTTTATATTAGGAATATTTAGTGGAATAAAAAATGGTATTTTTGTGGAGATTATCTCAGTATTTGGTTTTGCAGTTAATTTACTTATAACAAAAATATATACACCAGTTGTTTTAAAATTTTTAAAAAGATCTGATGCTTCCTTTGAAAATAACTATGTAATAACTTATATAGTAACTTTTATAACAGTTTATTTAGTTGTATCTATGATATTAGTATTTGTAAAAAAGGCATTTAAAGGCTTAAAGAAAGGTTTCTTTAATAAAATGATGGGAGGAATAGCTGGCTTTGTAAAAGCATTAATAGTTTCTCTTGTGATAATATTAGTTTATACTTATAGTACAAAATTAGCACCTTCATTAGAAAAATATTCACAAGGAAGCTCTGCAATAAGTATATTTTATGAAATTGTTCCAACTTTTGAAGCTTACATTCCTGAAATACTTGTTGAAGATTTTAATAAGAATGCTACCAAAAAAATTATTGAAAAAAATATCAATACAATGTTATAA
- a CDS encoding LptF/LptG family permease gives MKIINKYILDELKGPIILAVFVFTFIFLLDIVVTMMEHIIVKGISVFDVLRLLSFYIPPILTQTIPIGMFLGIMICFTKFSRNSESVAMVSTGMSIRDILKPILAIAIGASIFIIFLQESIIPRSFIKLKYVGAKIAYENPVFQLKEKTFIDNLDEYSIYVDEVDSDGKAKNIIAFEKPEDKSKFPMVLTGEEAFWKDNSIILKESQFVSFDETGKKNLVGTFDEKRVVLTAYFQDLNIKIKDVEALSIIDLIKGLKKVEATEAIRYKIEIFRKLALVFSTVPLAVIGFCLSLGHHRISKKYSFILAMIIIFAYIIFLNIGIVMATAGKLNPFIATWTPNVLLYLLGYKLYKAKEVRGI, from the coding sequence ATGAAAATAATAAATAAATATATTTTAGATGAGTTAAAAGGTCCAATTATATTAGCAGTCTTTGTATTTACTTTTATTTTCTTATTGGATATTGTTGTAACTATGATGGAACACATAATAGTAAAGGGAATCTCAGTTTTTGATGTTTTAAGATTACTTTCTTTCTATATTCCACCTATACTTACTCAAACTATTCCAATAGGAATGTTTTTAGGAATAATGATATGTTTTACAAAATTTAGTAGAAATAGTGAATCAGTAGCTATGGTATCAACTGGAATGTCTATTAGAGATATTTTAAAGCCAATACTTGCTATTGCAATAGGAGCATCAATTTTTATAATTTTTTTACAAGAAAGTATAATACCTCGTTCTTTCATAAAATTGAAATATGTAGGAGCTAAGATTGCCTATGAAAATCCTGTTTTTCAATTAAAAGAAAAAACTTTTATAGATAACTTAGATGAGTATAGCATATATGTTGATGAAGTTGATTCTGATGGTAAAGCAAAAAATATTATTGCTTTTGAAAAACCAGAGGATAAAAGTAAATTTCCTATGGTACTAACAGGAGAAGAAGCTTTTTGGAAAGATAATTCTATTATTTTAAAAGAATCACAATTTGTTAGTTTTGATGAAACAGGGAAGAAAAATTTAGTGGGAACCTTTGATGAAAAAAGAGTTGTTTTAACAGCATATTTTCAAGACTTAAATATAAAAATAAAAGATGTTGAAGCACTTAGTATTATTGATCTTATTAAAGGTTTAAAAAAGGTTGAAGCAACAGAAGCTATAAGATATAAGATAGAAATTTTTAGAAAATTAGCATTAGTTTTTTCAACAGTTCCTCTTGCAGTTATAGGATTTTGTCTTTCTTTAGGACATCATAGAATATCAAAAAAATATTCATTTATTCTAGCAATGATAATAATATTTGCTTATATTATATTTTTAAATATAGGAATTGTTATGGCAACAGCTGGAAAACTAAATCCATTTATTGCAACTTGGACACCCAATGTACTTTTATATTTATTAGGATATAAATTGTATAAAGCAAAAGAGGTGAGAGGAATATAA
- a CDS encoding LptF/LptG family permease: protein MIKKMDMYISKYFIKFFLMNIIGFMGVFLLAQTFKIIKYINQGKLAGGEIFDYILNLLPKMFVETAPLSVLLAGLITVSIMASNLEIVSLKTSGIRFLRIVRAPLIIAFVISLFVFFINNSIYTKSLAKINFYRRGEVDETLKLPTTKENAFFINNTDGYLYLMGKINRETGVAENIEIVKFENEISKPKEIITAKSAKFDTEENKWIFSNANIYNVDTKETVTKTEYKSNLYKDDPSNFIRASAEDPRMLTIKELKKTIKEQKNIGEDTRIYLAELAKRYSFPFASFIVAFIGLSVSSKYVRGGRTTMNLVICVVAGYGYYLVSGAFEAMSLNGILNPFIASWIPNILYLIIGIYFMNRAEY from the coding sequence ATGATAAAAAAAATGGATATGTATATAAGTAAATATTTCATAAAATTCTTTTTAATGAATATAATTGGTTTTATGGGAGTGTTTTTACTTGCACAAACATTTAAAATAATTAAATATATTAATCAAGGTAAACTTGCAGGTGGAGAAATTTTTGATTATATCTTAAATCTATTACCTAAGATGTTTGTTGAAACTGCACCTCTTTCAGTATTACTAGCAGGGCTTATAACTGTAAGTATAATGGCTAGCAACTTGGAAATTGTTTCATTAAAAACATCTGGAATAAGATTTTTAAGAATAGTTAGAGCACCTCTTATTATAGCTTTTGTGATTTCATTGTTTGTATTTTTTATAAATAATTCCATCTATACAAAATCACTAGCTAAAATTAATTTTTATAGAAGAGGTGAGGTAGATGAAACTCTAAAATTACCTACAACAAAAGAAAATGCTTTCTTTATAAATAATACAGATGGATATTTATATTTAATGGGAAAAATAAATAGAGAAACTGGTGTTGCAGAAAATATTGAAATTGTTAAGTTTGAAAATGAAATTTCTAAACCAAAAGAAATAATTACAGCAAAGAGTGCTAAATTTGATACAGAAGAAAATAAATGGATTTTTAGTAATGCAAATATTTATAATGTGGATACTAAAGAAACAGTTACTAAAACTGAATATAAATCTAATCTATATAAAGATGACCCAAGTAACTTTATAAGAGCATCAGCAGAAGATCCTAGAATGCTAACAATAAAAGAATTAAAAAAGACTATAAAAGAGCAAAAAAATATAGGTGAGGATACAAGAATATATCTTGCAGAACTTGCTAAGAGATACTCTTTTCCATTTGCTAGTTTTATAGTTGCATTTATTGGACTTTCAGTAAGTAGTAAGTATGTTAGAGGTGGAAGAACAACAATGAACTTAGTTATTTGTGTTGTTGCAGGTTATGGTTATTACTTAGTATCAGGGGCATTTGAAGCTATGAGCTTAAATGGAATATTAAATCCATTTATAGCAAGTTGGATACCTAATATTTTATATTTAATAATAGGTATATATTTTATGAATAGAGCAGAATACTAA
- a CDS encoding M16 family metallopeptidase, giving the protein MENIKLKKLDNGITLITENLPDISTFSMGFFIKTGAMNETKKESGISHFIEHLMFKGTKNRTSKEISEFVDFEGGILNAFTSRNMTCYYIKLLSSKIDVAIDVLTDMLLNSNFDEESIEKERNVIIEEIKMYEDIPEEIVHEKNVEYALRGIHSNSISGTVATLKKIDRKAILNYLEKHYVAENLVIVASGNIDEKYLYKELNKKMKNFRKSKKEEILDLTYEIKKGKKIVKKPSNQIHLCFTTRGVSSNSKLRYSAAIISNILGEGMSSRLFQKIREERGLAYSVYTYLTRFENCGLLSVYVGTTKEDYKDVIKLIKEEFKNIKENGISERELRKAKNKYESAFTFSLESTGSRMNRLASMYVTYGKIISLDKVREDIEKVTLKDIKKAAEFLFDEQYYSQTIVGDI; this is encoded by the coding sequence TTGGAAAATATTAAATTGAAGAAGCTTGATAATGGAATAACATTAATAACAGAAAATTTACCAGATATAAGCACATTTAGTATGGGATTTTTTATAAAAACAGGTGCTATGAATGAAACTAAAAAAGAAAGTGGAATTTCTCACTTTATAGAACATTTAATGTTTAAGGGTACAAAAAATAGAACATCAAAAGAAATTTCAGAGTTTGTTGATTTTGAAGGTGGGATCTTAAATGCTTTTACCTCAAGAAATATGACTTGTTATTACATAAAGCTTTTATCTTCAAAAATTGATGTAGCTATTGATGTTCTTACTGATATGTTACTTAATTCAAATTTTGATGAAGAAAGTATAGAAAAAGAAAGAAATGTAATTATAGAAGAAATAAAAATGTATGAAGATATTCCAGAAGAGATAGTACATGAAAAAAATGTTGAGTATGCTTTAAGAGGAATACATTCAAATTCAATATCTGGAACAGTTGCAACTTTAAAAAAAATAGATAGAAAAGCTATTTTAAACTATTTAGAAAAACATTATGTAGCTGAAAATTTAGTTATTGTTGCCTCTGGAAATATAGATGAGAAGTATCTATACAAAGAACTAAATAAAAAAATGAAAAACTTTAGAAAGTCTAAAAAAGAAGAAATATTAGATTTAACTTATGAAATAAAAAAAGGTAAGAAAATTGTAAAGAAACCTTCAAACCAAATACATCTTTGTTTTACTACAAGAGGAGTTTCTTCAAATTCAAAATTAAGATATTCTGCTGCAATAATTTCAAATATTTTAGGTGAAGGAATGAGCTCAAGATTATTTCAAAAAATAAGAGAAGAAAGAGGTCTTGCTTACTCAGTTTATACTTATCTTACAAGATTTGAAAATTGTGGGCTACTCTCTGTGTATGTTGGAACTACAAAAGAAGATTATAAAGATGTTATAAAACTTATAAAAGAAGAATTTAAAAATATTAAAGAAAATGGTATATCAGAAAGAGAATTAAGAAAAGCTAAGAATAAATATGAAAGTGCCTTTACATTTAGTTTAGAAAGTACAGGTTCAAGAATGAATAGACTAGCTTCAATGTATGTAACTTATGGAAAAATAATAAGTCTTGATAAGGTAAGAGAAGATATTGAAAAGGTTACTTTAAAAGATATTAAAAAGGCTGCTGAATTCTTATTTGATGAACAATATTATTCACAAACAATAGTAGGAGATATTTAA
- the dut gene encoding dUTP diphosphatase, whose product MKKIQVKVIREKGVELPKYETEGSAGMDVRANIKEPITLKSLERILVPTGLKVAIPEGYEIQVRPRSGLAIKHGITMLNTPGTVDSDYRGELKVIVVNLSNKTYTIEPNERIGQFVLNKIEQIEFVEVEELDSTERGEGGFGHTGK is encoded by the coding sequence ATGAAAAAAATACAAGTAAAAGTTATTAGAGAAAAAGGTGTAGAATTACCTAAGTATGAAACAGAAGGTTCTGCTGGAATGGATGTTAGGGCAAATATAAAAGAGCCAATAACATTAAAGTCTTTGGAGAGAATTTTAGTTCCTACTGGATTAAAAGTTGCAATTCCAGAAGGCTATGAAATTCAAGTTAGACCAAGAAGTGGATTAGCAATTAAACATGGAATAACTATGCTTAATACACCTGGAACTGTTGATAGTGATTATAGAGGGGAGTTAAAAGTTATAGTAGTTAATTTAAGTAATAAAACTTATACTATTGAGCCAAATGAAAGAATAGGGCAATTTGTTTTAAATAAAATAGAACAGATTGAATTTGTTGAAGTTGAAGAATTAGATAGTACTGAACGTGGTGAAGGTGGATTTGGACACACTGGAAAATAA
- the rodA gene encoding rod shape-determining protein RodA: MQNNIYLKKISKFSVFFVVNILLLFIISLSTIYSATITKSEPFFIKEIIWFIISVFVFVGVSLVDYRKYYKYSTAIYIFNILMLLSVLVIGTSRLGAKRWIDLGPLALQPSEFSKLLLIFTFSAYLINNYSDKYTGFKAMFMSFLHIFPIFFLIAVEPDLGTSLVIILIYGMLLFLNKLEWKCIATVFISIAAFIPISYKFLLKAYQKDRIDTFLNPELDALGTGWNITQSKIAIGSGKIFGKGFLNNTQGKLKYLPESHTDFIGSVFLEERGFLGGSMLLLIYIVLLAQIIYIADTTEDKFGKYVCYGIATIFFFHIFVNMGMIMGIMPVTGLPLLLMSYGGSSLVFSFLILGVVQSVKIHRGNK, from the coding sequence ATGCAAAATAATATTTACTTGAAAAAAATATCAAAATTTAGTGTATTTTTTGTTGTTAATATATTGTTACTTTTTATTATAAGCTTATCTACTATATATAGTGCAACAATAACAAAAAGTGAACCTTTCTTTATAAAAGAAATAATTTGGTTTATTATTAGTGTTTTTGTATTTGTAGGAGTATCCTTAGTAGATTATAGAAAATATTATAAGTATTCAACAGCAATTTATATTTTTAATATACTTATGTTATTATCTGTATTAGTTATTGGAACATCAAGACTAGGGGCTAAAAGATGGATAGATTTAGGACCATTAGCTTTACAACCTTCTGAATTTTCTAAATTACTTTTAATTTTTACTTTTTCTGCATATCTTATTAATAACTATTCAGATAAGTATACTGGTTTTAAGGCTATGTTTATGAGCTTTTTACATATATTCCCTATATTTTTCTTGATTGCTGTTGAGCCGGATTTAGGAACTTCTTTGGTTATTATTTTAATCTATGGAATGTTACTCTTTTTGAATAAACTTGAATGGAAATGTATAGCAACAGTTTTTATTTCAATAGCAGCCTTTATACCTATTTCATATAAATTTTTGTTAAAAGCTTATCAAAAGGATAGAATAGATACTTTCTTAAATCCAGAACTTGATGCTTTAGGAACTGGTTGGAACATAACTCAATCAAAAATTGCCATTGGGTCAGGAAAAATATTTGGTAAAGGATTTTTAAATAATACACAGGGAAAATTAAAATATCTTCCTGAATCACACACAGATTTTATAGGTTCTGTTTTTCTTGAAGAAAGAGGATTTTTAGGAGGAAGTATGTTACTTCTTATCTATATTGTTCTTTTGGCACAAATCATTTATATTGCTGATACAACAGAGGATAAGTTTGGAAAATATGTATGTTATGGGATAGCAACTATTTTCTTTTTCCATATATTTGTAAATATGGGAATGATCATGGGGATTATGCCAGTAACAGGCTTACCATTACTTTTAATGAGTTATGGAGGAAGTTCCTTAGTATTTTCATTTTTAATACTTGGAGTTGTTCAAAGTGTAAAGATACATAGAGGAAATAAGTAA